The Cellulomonas wangleii genome includes a region encoding these proteins:
- the ureG gene encoding urease accessory protein UreG → MNENVLRVGIGGPVGSGKTALTEALVPRLIAVGRRPAVITNDIYTQEDAHHVRRELAGVLDPERVVGVETGACPHTAVRDDPTMNLAAGAEMLERFPDVDTLLYESGGDNLTLTFSPALVDVFVFVLDTSEGEKMPRKRGPGITDSDILVINKIDIAQYVRTDLGVMESDAYRVRDGKPVVLTNSLTGEGVDVLQDQILAMWDERSRALVP, encoded by the coding sequence ATGAACGAGAACGTGTTGCGGGTCGGCATCGGTGGCCCGGTGGGCTCCGGAAAGACCGCCCTGACCGAGGCGCTGGTGCCCCGGCTGATCGCCGTGGGCCGGCGCCCGGCCGTGATCACCAACGACATCTACACGCAGGAGGACGCGCACCACGTGCGGCGCGAGCTCGCGGGCGTGCTCGACCCCGAGCGCGTGGTCGGCGTCGAGACCGGCGCGTGCCCGCACACCGCGGTGCGCGACGACCCGACGATGAACCTGGCGGCCGGTGCCGAGATGCTCGAGCGGTTCCCGGACGTCGACACGCTGCTGTACGAGTCGGGCGGCGACAACCTCACGCTCACGTTCTCCCCGGCGCTCGTGGACGTGTTCGTCTTCGTCCTCGACACCTCGGAGGGCGAGAAGATGCCGCGCAAGCGGGGGCCGGGCATCACGGACTCCGACATCCTCGTCATCAACAAGATCGACATCGCGCAGTACGTCCGCACCGACCTGGGCGTCATGGAGTCCGACGCCTACCGGGTCCGCGACGGCAAGCCGGTCGTGCTGACCAACTCGCTCACCGGCGAGGGCGTCGACGTCCTGCAGGACCAGATCCTGGCCATGTGGGACGAGCGCAGCCGCGCCCTGGTGCCGTGA
- a CDS encoding urea transporter yields the protein MAATTSPNMSSRAGSALDPRALADGLSQIFFQRNVWTGLLILAAFVVADWRMALLVVIGTIAGTLTGALIGADDVPLGMQGFCGALLGAAVYTALGSQGWAYPIAFVGGIACAFVTWFFVRLFASQPLKRFALPATTAPFCVVAGVMHATTASLQERSPAVHVTDGTVGTYLRSLLTNVSEVVLVSSVWAGALILLGLFIASWKVGLAAVMGSVVGSLCAFALGWSESDIGEGLAGYSGVLTAIALSVVFLRSSAASWIYAAVGTVVTAVVTLALNDATDAPHYTWPYILTTWVFLIIASAVPALRRP from the coding sequence ATGGCAGCAACGACGTCGCCGAACATGTCCTCGAGGGCCGGCTCCGCGCTGGACCCCCGCGCGCTCGCGGACGGGCTGTCGCAGATCTTCTTCCAGCGCAACGTGTGGACGGGCCTGCTCATCCTGGCCGCGTTCGTCGTCGCGGACTGGCGCATGGCGCTGCTCGTCGTCATCGGCACGATCGCCGGGACGCTCACCGGGGCGCTCATCGGGGCGGACGACGTGCCGCTGGGCATGCAGGGCTTCTGCGGCGCGCTGCTGGGCGCCGCCGTCTACACGGCGCTGGGCAGCCAGGGCTGGGCCTACCCGATCGCGTTCGTCGGCGGCATCGCGTGCGCGTTCGTCACCTGGTTCTTCGTGCGTCTGTTCGCCAGCCAGCCCTTGAAGCGGTTCGCGCTGCCCGCGACGACGGCACCGTTCTGCGTCGTCGCCGGGGTCATGCACGCGACGACCGCGAGCCTGCAGGAGCGCTCGCCCGCCGTGCACGTCACCGACGGCACCGTGGGCACGTACCTGCGCTCGCTGCTCACGAACGTCTCCGAGGTCGTCCTGGTGAGCAGCGTGTGGGCCGGCGCGCTGATCCTGCTGGGCCTGTTCATCGCCTCGTGGAAGGTGGGGCTCGCGGCCGTGATGGGCAGCGTCGTGGGCAGCCTGTGCGCGTTCGCGCTGGGGTGGTCCGAGTCGGACATCGGCGAGGGCCTGGCCGGCTACTCCGGGGTCCTGACCGCGATCGCGCTGTCGGTCGTGTTCCTGCGCAGCAGCGCCGCGTCCTGGATCTACGCCGCCGTCGGCACGGTGGTGACCGCCGTGGTGACCCTGGCGCTGAACGACGCGACCGACGCCCCGCACTACACGTGGCCCTACATCCTCACGACGTGGGTGTTCCTGATCATCGCGTCGGCCGTCCCCGCCCTGCGGCGGCCATGA
- a CDS encoding YhgE/Pip domain-containing protein, with amino-acid sequence MIIARLTGTELRRLAAGTLPKLALLALVVIPSLYSGLYLFANEDPYGRLDHVPAALVVRDRGATTTDPEDGSTRRVDYGQEVADRLADGRGGFRWVRTSQAEAEAGVRSDRFDAALIIGPSFSQDLVSSAEYRPQQASLTLVTNDANNYLSTTIADTIADDVRDAIATQVGTQAATVFLQGFGSIHTNLAQGVQGADRLVDGAGELATGTAELVGGTGRLAWGAQEASRGAAELAGGLDTLRADTRGLPDATRRLAAGAAKVAAGDDEIERVATQVEAAAARATAEAQAAARAAEEGARRLEERRGTDEGQDLDAALLALDDARAVVQDQLNALQDEGYLTPEQVQALTDPVPRLEGELASAQAALHQATTDLRALDIGAREVAQGDAALAEAAPRLAQGIASAAAGAGRLSSGTAQVSQGAEELAISSVTLHNGTNQLASGVTELRDGLQSGLERIPDLDQQTERDTARTIGDPVRVADDQLARAGSYGAGLAPFFMSLATWIGGYVLFLLVRPLSQRALAAGAPAWRTALGGWLPAVVLGAGQVVLMTALVAFALDIRPVYGAYTVLLLLLASAAFIAVLQALNVWFGAVGEFLGLVLMLVQLVTAGGTFPWQTIPEPLLSVHRLLPMSYTVDGLRQTLYGGDLASAAGDAAVLAGVLVLGLAATTWAAYRRRTWTPNRLQPELVL; translated from the coding sequence GTGATCATCGCGCGCCTCACCGGCACCGAGCTGCGCCGCCTCGCCGCGGGGACCCTCCCCAAGCTGGCGCTCCTGGCGCTCGTCGTCATCCCCTCGCTGTACTCGGGGCTGTACCTCTTCGCGAACGAGGACCCGTACGGCCGGCTGGACCACGTCCCGGCCGCCCTGGTCGTGCGCGACCGCGGTGCGACGACCACGGACCCGGAGGACGGCAGCACCCGCCGGGTGGACTACGGGCAGGAGGTCGCCGACCGCCTGGCCGACGGGCGCGGCGGGTTCCGCTGGGTGCGGACCTCCCAGGCGGAGGCCGAGGCCGGGGTCCGGTCCGACCGGTTCGACGCGGCCCTGATCATCGGGCCGTCCTTCTCGCAGGACCTCGTCTCGTCCGCCGAGTACCGCCCGCAGCAGGCGAGCCTGACGCTGGTGACCAACGACGCCAACAACTACCTGTCCACGACCATCGCGGACACGATCGCCGACGACGTGCGCGACGCCATCGCCACCCAGGTGGGGACGCAGGCCGCGACGGTGTTCCTGCAGGGCTTCGGCTCCATCCACACCAACCTCGCCCAGGGCGTCCAGGGTGCGGACCGGCTGGTCGACGGCGCCGGTGAGCTGGCGACAGGGACCGCGGAGCTGGTGGGAGGGACGGGGCGCCTGGCGTGGGGGGCGCAGGAGGCATCCCGCGGCGCGGCCGAGCTGGCGGGCGGTCTGGACACGCTGCGGGCGGACACCCGCGGGCTGCCGGACGCCACACGCCGGCTGGCCGCGGGCGCGGCGAAGGTGGCAGCGGGTGACGACGAGATCGAGAGGGTCGCGACACAGGTCGAGGCGGCCGCGGCGAGGGCGACGGCCGAGGCGCAGGCTGCGGCGAGAGCGGCGGAGGAAGGTGCCCGGCGGTTGGAGGAGCGACGCGGGACGGACGAGGGGCAGGATCTCGACGCTGCGTTGCTGGCTCTCGACGACGCGCGAGCGGTGGTCCAGGACCAGCTGAACGCCCTGCAGGACGAGGGCTACCTCACGCCCGAGCAGGTCCAGGCCCTGACCGATCCCGTCCCGAGGCTGGAGGGCGAGCTCGCCTCGGCCCAGGCGGCCCTGCACCAGGCGACCACCGACCTGAGGGCGCTCGACATCGGCGCCCGGGAGGTCGCACAGGGCGACGCGGCGCTCGCGGAGGCCGCGCCGAGGCTCGCGCAGGGCATCGCCTCCGCGGCCGCCGGCGCCGGTCGGCTCTCGTCGGGCACCGCGCAGGTGTCCCAGGGCGCCGAGGAGCTCGCCATCAGCAGCGTCACGCTGCACAACGGCACGAACCAGCTGGCGTCCGGGGTCACCGAGCTGCGCGACGGCCTGCAGTCCGGGCTGGAACGGATCCCGGACCTCGACCAGCAGACGGAGCGCGACACGGCGCGCACGATCGGCGACCCCGTGCGGGTGGCCGACGACCAGCTCGCCCGCGCCGGCAGCTACGGGGCGGGCCTGGCCCCGTTCTTCATGTCGCTGGCCACCTGGATCGGCGGGTACGTGCTGTTCCTGCTCGTGCGGCCGCTGTCCCAGCGGGCGCTCGCCGCCGGCGCCCCGGCGTGGCGCACCGCGCTGGGCGGGTGGCTGCCGGCGGTGGTCCTCGGGGCGGGGCAGGTGGTGCTCATGACCGCCCTGGTCGCGTTCGCGCTGGACATCCGGCCCGTCTACGGCGCCTACACGGTGCTCCTGCTCCTGCTCGCGTCGGCGGCGTTCATCGCGGTCCTGCAGGCGCTGAACGTCTGGTTCGGCGCCGTCGGGGAGTTCCTGGGCCTCGTGCTCATGCTCGTGCAGCTCGTCACGGCCGGCGGGACCTTCCCGTGGCAGACGATCCCCGAGCCGCTGCTGTCGGTGCACCGCCTGCTGCCCATGTCGTACACCGTCGACGGGCTGCGGCAGACGCTCTACGGCGGCGACCTGGCGAGCGCCGCCGGTGACGCCGCCGTCCTGGCCGGGGTCCTCGTCCTGGGCCTGGCGGCCACGACGTGGGCGGCGTACCGGCGCCGCACGTGGACGCCCAACCGCCTGCAGCCCGAGCTGGTGCTCTGA
- a CDS encoding urease accessory protein UreD: MSADLAAQPATPAVPTRPRARRDEGVPPGGPVPAYGGHHLQPAYYEPRRVPREVARFAGVPTMLPTGSPGKVGILDLEFALTGHGTELVEHYQKSPLQIMRPLYYDPQRPDMPYLYLMSTGAGVLQGDRLRTDLRFGPGTSAYVTTTAYTRVLRMEADYAVALTTVEVGEDAYVEYLPEPVVMFLDARLYQSTRLIVAESGTLIAGETLLAGRLARGERHRYAALASDVEIRRPDGTVLALDRVRLTPQDGGTGGLAVLADHDVLGMLYVVTPLATARELADLLHAELADAPDVLLGVSALPGDVGAWVRIVGDATAPVTHATARAWRALRLHLTGAPAPLVRKT, from the coding sequence GTGAGCGCAGACCTCGCTGCCCAGCCGGCCACGCCCGCCGTCCCGACGCGCCCGCGGGCGCGTCGGGACGAGGGTGTGCCCCCCGGCGGGCCGGTGCCGGCGTACGGGGGCCACCACCTGCAGCCGGCGTACTACGAGCCGCGGCGCGTGCCCCGGGAGGTCGCCCGTTTCGCCGGCGTGCCCACCATGCTGCCCACGGGCAGCCCGGGCAAGGTCGGCATCCTCGACCTGGAGTTCGCTCTCACCGGCCACGGCACCGAGCTGGTGGAGCACTACCAGAAGTCGCCGCTGCAGATCATGCGCCCGCTCTACTACGACCCGCAGCGTCCCGACATGCCGTACCTCTACCTCATGTCCACCGGCGCGGGCGTGCTGCAGGGGGACCGGCTGCGGACCGACCTGCGGTTCGGGCCCGGCACCAGCGCCTACGTCACGACCACGGCGTACACGCGGGTGCTGCGCATGGAGGCCGACTACGCGGTGGCGCTCACGACCGTCGAGGTCGGCGAGGACGCGTACGTCGAGTACCTGCCGGAGCCGGTCGTCATGTTCCTCGACGCACGCCTCTACCAGAGCACCCGGCTGATCGTCGCGGAGTCGGGGACGCTCATCGCCGGTGAGACCCTGCTGGCCGGGCGGCTGGCCCGCGGCGAGCGCCACCGGTACGCGGCGCTGGCCTCCGACGTCGAGATCCGCCGTCCGGACGGGACCGTGCTGGCGCTCGACCGGGTACGCCTGACGCCGCAGGACGGCGGGACCGGCGGCCTGGCGGTGCTCGCCGACCACGACGTGCTGGGCATGCTCTACGTCGTCACGCCGCTGGCGACGGCCCGCGAGCTCGCCGACCTGCTGCACGCCGAGCTCGCCGACGCGCCCGACGTCCTGCTGGGCGTCAGCGCCCTGCCCGGCGACGTCGGCGCCTGGGTCCGGATCGTCGGCGACGCGACGGCGCCCGTCACGCACGCGACGGCGCGCGCGTGGCGGGCGCTGCGGCTGCACCTGACCGGTGCGCCCGCGCCGCTGGTGCGCAAGACCTGA
- a CDS encoding urease accessory protein UreF, whose protein sequence is MATDVRALLMSLQLSDSAFPSGFYTMSHGLEGFSQARLVDHGGVVGLLRGLLLHGVGPGDATALARAHEAATAGDWEQVHRVDRLLFASKLNAEMRRASVRSGHQLTDVAGVAVGGPVIGTWAHAIAAKESPGCQPVATAVVYAATGVETTAAVASDLAAFAMSVLGAALRLRLADHREVQVALHALAPVIEQAADEAVARDLDDMGGCVPLADVMSAQHERAEARLFAS, encoded by the coding sequence GTGGCGACCGACGTCCGGGCGCTGCTCATGAGCCTGCAGCTGTCCGACTCCGCGTTCCCGAGCGGCTTCTACACGATGTCGCACGGTCTCGAGGGGTTCAGCCAGGCGCGGCTGGTCGACCACGGGGGGGTGGTCGGCCTGCTGCGCGGGCTGCTGCTGCACGGGGTGGGCCCGGGCGACGCGACAGCGCTCGCCCGGGCCCACGAGGCCGCGACCGCGGGCGACTGGGAGCAGGTGCACCGGGTCGACCGTCTGCTGTTCGCGTCCAAGCTCAACGCCGAGATGCGCCGGGCGTCCGTGCGCAGCGGGCACCAGCTGACGGACGTGGCGGGGGTCGCGGTCGGTGGTCCGGTGATCGGGACGTGGGCGCACGCGATCGCGGCGAAGGAGTCGCCGGGGTGCCAGCCGGTCGCCACCGCGGTGGTCTACGCGGCGACGGGTGTCGAGACGACCGCGGCGGTCGCGTCCGACCTCGCGGCGTTCGCGATGAGCGTGCTGGGGGCCGCGCTGCGCCTGCGGCTCGCAGACCACCGCGAGGTCCAGGTGGCGCTGCACGCACTGGCGCCGGTGATCGAGCAGGCGGCCGACGAGGCGGTCGCCCGTGACCTCGACGACATGGGTGGCTGCGTCCCCCTGGCGGACGTGATGTCGGCGCAGCACGAGCGTGCCGAGGCGCGCCTGTTCGCGAGCTGA
- a CDS encoding ABC transporter ATP-binding protein: protein MRLTLDDVHVTGRHGPMLDLPGLTFGTGECVLLAGDPGEGHTALALVATGRLSPHTGTVTLTTADGASTTTPAALRALTAVVDLPEVSEPDDVLTVGTVVAEELALARRPSSARAAREWLADHDMADRLGTRVAELDGPRRTALLTSLASERPGVRLLVLTLPDRHGGDPSGWWAIAQAFAARGLGVLVQCTRASANHLGVPVAGTRGDAAGRAAHVEVTRTAPGVRRTADDVTTGELPAVGGTPDDAVDGTPDDPPDDPPDDPPDDPPDDPPDDRPDDPPPGEGRAS, encoded by the coding sequence GTGCGGCTGACGCTGGACGACGTGCACGTCACCGGCCGGCACGGGCCCATGCTCGACCTGCCCGGCCTGACCTTCGGCACAGGGGAGTGCGTGCTGCTGGCGGGTGATCCGGGGGAGGGCCACACGGCGCTCGCGCTGGTCGCGACCGGTCGGCTCTCCCCGCACACCGGGACCGTCACGCTGACGACGGCCGACGGCGCCAGCACCACGACGCCCGCGGCGCTGCGCGCGCTGACCGCTGTGGTGGACCTGCCCGAGGTCTCCGAGCCGGACGACGTGCTGACGGTCGGCACCGTCGTGGCCGAGGAGCTCGCGCTCGCGCGTCGGCCCAGCAGCGCCCGCGCTGCGCGCGAGTGGCTCGCGGACCACGACATGGCCGACCGGCTCGGGACGCGCGTGGCCGAGCTGGACGGGCCGCGGCGCACCGCGCTGCTGACCTCCCTGGCGTCCGAGCGGCCGGGCGTGCGGCTGCTGGTGCTGACGCTGCCCGACCGTCACGGCGGCGACCCGTCGGGCTGGTGGGCGATCGCGCAGGCGTTCGCCGCCCGCGGCCTCGGGGTGCTGGTGCAGTGCACGCGGGCGTCGGCGAACCACCTCGGCGTACCCGTGGCCGGCACCCGGGGCGACGCGGCGGGACGGGCCGCCCACGTCGAGGTGACACGCACGGCGCCCGGCGTGCGGCGGACGGCGGACGACGTGACGACAGGGGAGCTGCCCGCCGTGGGCGGCACGCCCGACGACGCGGTCGACGGCACGCCTGACGACCCGCCTGACGACCCGCCTGACGACCCGCCCGACGACCCGCCCGACGACCCGCCCGACGACCGACCCGACGACCCGCCGCCGGGAGAGGGGCGTGCGTCGTGA